The Brassica napus cultivar Da-Ae chromosome C7, Da-Ae, whole genome shotgun sequence genome has a segment encoding these proteins:
- the LOC106349460 gene encoding sec-independent protein translocase protein TATC, chloroplastic-like, which yields MGSTSTSSAALIHHFRLTNLSLDSPRKPPYTVSFCNSWKEGGLRYGVTRRSRKVLGPVIRLSALGENSGDSSTETIPGVGSALEERPDASFEQEDKASSIYEFLYPAKDELPDDKEMTIFDHLEELRERIFVSVLAVGAAIAGCFAYSKDLIVFLEAPVKTQGVRFLQLAPGEFFFTTLKVSGYCGLLLGSPVILYEIIAFVLPGLTRAERRFLGPIVFGSSLLFYAGLAFSYWVLTPAALNFFVNYAEGVVESLWSIDQYFEFVLVLMFSTGLSFQVPVIQLLLGQVGVVSGDQMLSIWKYVVVGAVVVAAVVTPSTDPVTQMLLATPLLGLYLGGAWMVKLTGR from the exons ATGGGCAGCACAAGCACGAGCTCTGCTGCTCTAATCCACCATTTCCGGCTCACCAATCTCAGTTTGGATTCGCCTAGGAAGCCTCCGTACACTGTGAGTTTCTGCAATTCGTGGAAGGAAGGTGGACTCCGATACGGTGTGACGCGACGCTCTAGGAAAGTCTTAGGTCCGGTGATTCGATTATCAGCTCTGGGAGAAAATTCCGGCGATTCATCGACGGAAACCATTCCCGGCGTTGGCTCTGCTTTAGAAGAAAGACCAG ATGCGTCCTTTGAGCAAGAAGATAAAGCGAGTTCGATCTATGAGTTTCTGTATCCTGCCAAAGATGAGCTCCCTGATGACAAAGAGATGACTATCTTTGATCATCTGGAGGAGCTCCGGGAGAGAATATTCGTCTCTGTTTTAGCTGTGGGAGCTGCAATCGCGGGATGCTTCGCCTACTCCAAAGATCTAATCGTGTTTCTTGAAGCTCCCGTCAAAACACAGGGTGTACGGTTTCTTCAGCTAGCTCCAGGCGAGTTTTTCTTCACAACTTTAAAG GTCTCGGGTTACTGTGGGCTTCTACTAGGGAGTCCGGTGATACTGTATGAGATTATAGCTTTTGTACTTCCTGGTCTGACACGAGCTGAGAGAAGGTTTCTGGGGCCAATTGTGTTTGGTTCCTCCTTGCTCTTCTATGCTGGACTTGCCTTCTCCTACTGGGTTTTAACCCCTGCTGCCTTGAATTTCTTTGTCAACTACGCCGAAGGGGTGGTTGAATCTCTCTGGTCTATCGACCAGTACTTTGAGTTTGTGCTAGTGCTTATGTTCAGCACCGGCTTGTCTTTCCAG GTTCCGGTAATTCAGTTACTCCTGGGACAAGTAGGGGTGGTGTCGGGAGATCAAATGCTTTCAATATGGAAATATGTAGTGGTGGGTGCGGTGGTTGTAGCAGCTGTGGTCACGCCCTCGACAGACCCTGTCACTCAGATGCTCCTAGCTACACCGCTTCTGGGGCTCTACTTGGGTGGTGCATGGATGGTCAAGCTCACAGGTCGCTGA